The DNA sequence TTGCTCTCACCACCGGCTCAGACCGCCGCGAGATGGTGATTGCCGCGTTGAAGCCTTTTGAAAAAGAGATCAAGGCCGGCATCAAAAACAAGCAGGTCATCATCAAGGTCAATATGGGACAGGTGGACGAAAAGTGGCCGCTCAACGCCACTCATCCCGATGCGGTGCGGGGAATTCTCGATTTCCTGAAGCCGATCTACAAGCAGAAGGTCATTGTTGCCGAATCCACCGCTGCAACTTCCCGGAGCACCATGGACGGATTCAAGAATTACGGATTCCTGCCCCTGGAGAAGGACTACAAAATACAGTTCGTCGACCTGAACGATTCGCCGACATCGCTTCAGTTCATACTCAGCGACAAGGGCCATCCCTTGGGAATAAACATTCTCAAGCCTTTCCTCGATCCGAGCAACTACATGATCTCAGCCACACGGATAAAATCCCATAACTGTATACTTGCCACTCTCTCGCTCAAGAACATGGCGATGGCCTCTCCCGTTAATCACTATAAACAGAAGGAATATGCCAGCCGTAACGAAAAACCGCTGATGCACTCAGGAGGCAACCGGGGGCTTTCCTACAACCTGTTCCGGGTTGCGCAGATCGGGGTGCGGCCTAACCTCGCGGTTCTCGACGGTGTCGAGGGCATGGAAGGCGACGGCCCGGTGAACGGCGCCGCTATCCAGCATGGGGTGGTGCTGGTCAGTCCGGACTGGCTCGCCGCCGACCGTATGGGAGTGGAATTGATGGGAGTCGATTACAGCAAGGTGATCTACCTCCGCTGGTGCGGGCAGGCGGGAATGGGCCAGGATGACCGCTCCAGGATCGACATCATCGGCCCCGACCCGGCAAAATATGTGAAGGCTTATAAAATGCACAAGAATATCGCCCAGCAGCTTGATTGGATTGAAAAGGATAAAATCTGACCTTTGACGAAGGTTTCTGTATTTTTTGGAATATGGCTGGTATTGCTGCATGCTGCCCCGTTTGCACAGAGTGAAAGCAATCCGCCCGACCGTGTTATGACGGTTCATGCCGCGGATGCGCCTATCATCGACGGCGTCCTCGATGATGCCTGCTGGAGGAATGCGGACTGGAAAGGTGATTTCATCCAGCTCGGACCATCCCCCGGCGAGCCCGCTCGTGCAAGGACCCGTGTGGCGGTCGCATTTGATGAGAAGAGCCTTTTCGTCGCCTTTCGCTGTTTCAATCCGACCGGAAGCTCCGCCAATTCCAAGATAATCCGCCGTGACGGCGACATGGATCAGGATAACGCGGTGACCCTGTATCTGGATACATTTCTAACACGCCGCGACTGCTACTATTTTTCCACCAACTCCCTCGGCACCCAGATCGACGGCCGGATCGGCGAGGACGGGAACGCGAACGACAAAAGCTGGGACTGCACATGGCG is a window from the Candidatus Latescibacter sp. genome containing:
- a CDS encoding DUF362 domain-containing protein, coding for MRSSFNRNYESPNRRDFLKGFTAGAAGLALGSRWTPGKSGEAFAQARTDRSAVALTTGSDRREMVIAALKPFEKEIKAGIKNKQVIIKVNMGQVDEKWPLNATHPDAVRGILDFLKPIYKQKVIVAESTAATSRSTMDGFKNYGFLPLEKDYKIQFVDLNDSPTSLQFILSDKGHPLGINILKPFLDPSNYMISATRIKSHNCILATLSLKNMAMASPVNHYKQKEYASRNEKPLMHSGGNRGLSYNLFRVAQIGVRPNLAVLDGVEGMEGDGPVNGAAIQHGVVLVSPDWLAADRMGVELMGVDYSKVIYLRWCGQAGMGQDDRSRIDIIGPDPAKYVKAYKMHKNIAQQLDWIEKDKI